Proteins co-encoded in one Bremerella sp. TYQ1 genomic window:
- the argJ gene encoding bifunctional glutamate N-acetyltransferase/amino-acid acetyltransferase ArgJ, protein MTSPIPAGFQLGGFHCGLKRNPNKEDLSLIVCDEDTVAAGVYTTNLVVAAPVVWDRARTPSNKIRAVITNSGNANACTGEQGEKDNAEMAGIVAEQFGVSADQVLTMSTGIIGHHLPMEKIRAGLGEVFQRLGTDESHFDAAARGIMTTDKGKKVASRQCEVNGKPVKLVGMCKGAGMIAPNMATMLSVVLTDAQLTPDQAKELLSEVTNNTFNCITVDGHRSTNDTLLLLASGKAETGEITGAALESFKAELQQLCEDLAKQIPADGEGSTHLIEINIEGCANRDDAFRIAKTVADSALVKTAITGGDPNWGRIVSAAGYSGVQFDPLGMELIVNGHLLYQQGTPVKFDEKVVSQSIKDNFETNVTLNFKEGDTSFRYWSSDLTVEYVRFNSEYRT, encoded by the coding sequence ATGACTTCACCAATCCCTGCTGGATTTCAATTGGGTGGGTTTCACTGCGGATTGAAGCGAAATCCGAACAAGGAAGACCTTTCGCTGATTGTCTGCGACGAAGATACCGTTGCAGCTGGCGTTTACACGACTAATCTTGTCGTCGCTGCGCCGGTCGTTTGGGATCGAGCAAGAACTCCTTCCAATAAAATTCGTGCAGTCATCACGAATTCCGGCAATGCCAACGCATGCACTGGCGAACAAGGCGAGAAAGACAATGCCGAAATGGCTGGTATCGTCGCGGAGCAGTTCGGAGTTTCCGCCGATCAGGTCCTGACCATGTCGACTGGAATCATCGGTCATCATCTACCGATGGAAAAAATTCGAGCCGGCCTTGGCGAAGTCTTTCAGCGACTTGGTACTGACGAATCTCATTTCGATGCCGCTGCTCGGGGCATCATGACGACCGATAAAGGGAAGAAGGTTGCTTCGCGTCAATGCGAAGTGAACGGAAAGCCTGTCAAGCTGGTCGGTATGTGTAAAGGGGCAGGCATGATTGCTCCTAACATGGCGACAATGCTCTCGGTCGTTCTCACCGATGCTCAGCTTACGCCGGATCAAGCAAAAGAGTTGCTGTCCGAGGTAACCAACAATACGTTCAACTGCATTACCGTTGATGGCCACCGTAGCACAAACGATACGCTTTTGTTGTTGGCAAGTGGCAAAGCGGAAACCGGAGAAATTACCGGAGCTGCTTTAGAGAGCTTCAAGGCTGAGCTACAGCAGCTATGCGAAGATCTGGCGAAACAGATTCCTGCTGATGGCGAAGGCTCGACGCATTTGATCGAGATCAACATCGAAGGCTGCGCCAATCGAGATGACGCCTTCCGGATCGCGAAAACGGTCGCAGATAGTGCGTTGGTGAAAACCGCGATTACCGGGGGTGATCCTAATTGGGGGCGAATCGTCTCGGCGGCAGGATACTCTGGCGTGCAATTCGATCCTCTCGGGATGGAATTGATCGTCAATGGGCATTTGCTTTACCAGCAAGGAACTCCCGTCAAGTTTGACGAAAAGGTCGTTAGCCAGTCGATCAAAGATAATTTCGAAACCAATGTGACTCTCAACTTTAAAGAGGGAGATACCAGTTTTCGATATTGGTCAAGCGATCTAACCGTCGAATACGTCCGGTTTAACTCCGAGTATCGCACATAA